In the genome of Xylanibacillus composti, the window TTTATTTACGTAATAATCATTTCCGCCAGACAATGACACACTTGTTTACTCTTCTTTTATGAAGGATTTGACATACCCTTATGATCCAAGTATGATATTAAACGAACGTTTAATTCAAACGATTGTTTAGTTTATAGAAGGAGAGTTCAGAGATGGGAGATACCCTACGGCATTTTTTGAGAAAGCCTGCGACAATTGCAGGCATTGTAACGGCATTGATGTTCCAAGTCATTTTTAGCGTTATCTGGATGACCGCCTATCAGGATGTGAACGATAATGCAGACAAGCTGCATATTACAGTCGTTAATGAAGATCTCCAGTTCGGCAGCGCCATTATCGGGGTATTGTCCGAGTCCCTTCCGTTCCAAATCAGGGAACAGAATGACCTTGCCGAAGCCAAAGAACGATTGCATGATCGGGACACCCATATGGTGCTTCACATTCCAGCAAGTTTGTCCGAAGATATCCAATCACAGGAAGGCACGGGCACTCTCTTCTTCCATGTGAATGAATCGAACCCTGCTATGATCGGCAGCTTAATGAGCGGTGTCGCCGATAAAATCGTCGCCGCAGTGAACAAACAAACAGTCGCCCATGCGGTGACAGGCGTGCTGACGAATATGCAAATGTCGGAACAGCAGGCGGCTATTGTCGGGGAAGGCTTGTCCGAGCGTGTTACCGGACAATTGGACCGTATGCACCCGGTGACGAATATGGCGAGCCAGATGGTGCCGATGATGATGGTGCTGGCTTCCTACGTAGGCTCCATGATTATGGGGATGAACTTCGAGCAATCGTCCATGATGATCGGACCTGAACGAAGCAAGTGGAGGAAATTTGCAGCGCGCAGTCTCTTGAATATCGTCGCCGCAATCCTGGTATCGCTGCTTGGCACGACTCTGGTCATCCTTCTGGGCGGGCAACACGTCGAAGGGTTCCTCACACTCTGGCTGTTCCAGGCCTTGTTTGTGGCGACATTCATGTTCACCGCCCAATTCTTTCTGCTGCTGTTCGGCATTCCTGGCATGCTGTTCAACATCATACTGCTTTCGCTGCAGCTCGTTTCCTCCGGTGCCATGGTACCGCGTGAGCTTCTGAATGATTTCTATCACGGACTCAGCGTCTTCATGCCAGCCACCTATGCCGTTGAAGGAATGATGAACATTCTCTTTGGCGGACCAGGAATTAGCGAAGCTGTAACGAAACTATTCATTATGCTAGGTGCAACGATTGTATTAGGTCTTGCCGCTGTTGCAATCAAGAAATCTCCTAGACCGCGGGCAAGCCATGGCGCGCAATGAACCGGGTTCGTAACCGCAAATAGTCACGATGCCCTCGTCCGCATTACACAGAATAGGCTTAGAAGGAGGGATAACTATGACAGCATCGCCAGACAGCAAGATGAAAATTTTGCTTGCGGCCAAAAAAATGTTCGCCGAGCAGGGCTTTGACGCTACCTCTGTACGGCAAATCTGTGAGGAGGCCGGGGTTAACCTGGCCCTAGTTTCTTACCACTTCGGCGGCAAGGAGAATGTCTTCTACGCCATCTTTGAGCAGTTCTTTCCACTGGAGAAACTGGACATGCTTGAGCAGGAAACACTCGATCCGGTTCAGGGATTGCGGTTGGTCGTCACGCAAACCCTGCTGTTCTTCGACCAGGAGCCTGAGCTGCACCGTATCATGGAAAGGGAATTTTCCGGCCTGTCGCCCCGTGCCGAGAAGCTGACTAGGTTCACCTTTCCTGTCTGGCACAAAGTTCGGGCTATCCTCGAAGAAGGCAGACGCAAAGAGCTCTTTCAATTCGATTCACTGGATTATGCGCTGCTGCTTGTT includes:
- a CDS encoding TetR/AcrR family transcriptional regulator is translated as MTASPDSKMKILLAAKKMFAEQGFDATSVRQICEEAGVNLALVSYHFGGKENVFYAIFEQFFPLEKLDMLEQETLDPVQGLRLVVTQTLLFFDQEPELHRIMEREFSGLSPRAEKLTRFTFPVWHKVRAILEEGRRKELFQFDSLDYALLLVLSALIFPKKRSFLYRLNTEGPYPIDQIIHFTWQFVYGGLRAK
- a CDS encoding YhgE/Pip domain-containing protein → MGDTLRHFLRKPATIAGIVTALMFQVIFSVIWMTAYQDVNDNADKLHITVVNEDLQFGSAIIGVLSESLPFQIREQNDLAEAKERLHDRDTHMVLHIPASLSEDIQSQEGTGTLFFHVNESNPAMIGSLMSGVADKIVAAVNKQTVAHAVTGVLTNMQMSEQQAAIVGEGLSERVTGQLDRMHPVTNMASQMVPMMMVLASYVGSMIMGMNFEQSSMMIGPERSKWRKFAARSLLNIVAAILVSLLGTTLVILLGGQHVEGFLTLWLFQALFVATFMFTAQFFLLLFGIPGMLFNIILLSLQLVSSGAMVPRELLNDFYHGLSVFMPATYAVEGMMNILFGGPGISEAVTKLFIMLGATIVLGLAAVAIKKSPRPRASHGAQ